DNA from Dictyostelium discoideum AX4 chromosome Un chrUn_00010, whole genome shotgun sequence:
AGGTGTACCGAATGGAGCGACATTCACTTGGAAGTTAGATGGAAAGTTGAATACTTTATTCAATTCGGATATCTCATCTTTCTTGAGGATACATTCTTCTTCGACAAGTAAACCTTGATTGAGTCAAGAGTAATAATGAGACCTTTGAACGACCACTTCACCAAGTCTGATTCATCTTCACTTTGTTCATTCTCGGTGTCAGAGTTATCATGAGAAGGTTGGCTACGTGAGTTGGTATTAGAAGAGAACATAGGTTCTTTCATGAATCTTGTAAAGGCTAAGGAAAGATTGTTGATTTGATCCTCCATTGATTTCATTCTTAAATCAAAGGATTCAGCGCTATTAGAGGCAGAGGTACTACTACTTGAggcatcattattattaacagtGGTAGACatattttattgttgatatctaaaattataatatgagaaaaataataatattaaaaattaataaagagaaataattatttgtataaaatttgtgtgtgtgtgtatcttaaatatatataggaGGAATtcccaaataaaataaatcaaattgttttagtttttagtGCCACTATTTATacgtttttattttcttaaaaatttcgcaaaactcaaaaaaataagagtTTTCGACACTTCACAACTTTGTGCATAGTGTCGGTTCGgaatttttcagtttttcGACCTTACACAATGATCGCGTCATTGTGCCGGTTcgaaatttttacttttctttcgaaaattttt
Protein-coding regions in this window:
- a CDS encoding hypothetical protein (Slime mold (D.discoideum) transposon DIRS-1, complete, clone SB41), with product MSTTVNNNDASSSSTSASNSAESFDLRMKSMEDQINNLSLAFTRFMKEPMFSSNTNSRSQPSHDNSDTENEQSEDESDLVKWSFKGLIITLDSIKVYLSKKNVSSRKMRYPN